tattaatttttatatcaagagtattactttttattgtgaatatcggtagagtttatgtctcacagataaagatttgtgagatcaTCTCATAAGAGATTTACTCATCTAAATTTTACCGAAGTATACACTCAAaggaataaaaaatatatgtgcGTGAAAAATGCGTATAGGGCAGGAATCgacaagtaaaaaaaaattccgcAGATTTAAATTACAATTACTAAACCAACTAAAACTAAAACGTGTGTATATGTCTTGTAGCTCATATGACCACAAGGTCTTCAATTTGAGACGTGGTTTCGAATTCGGTGCTCAATAATAACCAAATATTCCATCGtcaactcaaaaaaaaaaaaataaaaaataaaaataaaactaataCGTGTCATTTAGTAAAAACTCGCTCGGAATATTAATTCAATTAGCGCGTGATATATAGAAATATTTAAGAGCCAATGTAAATGATTCATTAAATATTTAGGCACTACGCTAGTTCATATCATTCTCActtaagagtgagtctcatgtgagatcgtttcacggatcctaatctgtgagacgggtcaaccctactcatattcacaataaaaataaatactcttaacataaaaaataatatctttttatggataacccaaataagagatccgtctcacaaatacgacccgtgagaccgtctcacacaagtttttatcttcatttaaatatttaaacacaGCTTAACTAGGCATAACCAAAATATGTTGCGCGCATTGATGAAACATTAATATATCGTTTGGTGCTACAGATGAGATGAATAATATATAGAgatgaattatatattttttgacgTATTTTTTAACATGTATGATTATTATGTTCAATATTTTAGAATATCTTAAAGGTCCTTGAAAATGATCTATATTGCTAATTTGCTATATTATACTCCTCTTAACATTGATAAATTTCCCAGAAAGCCACATCAAAACAAAAAACCAATCAATTCTTCAATTCCAAAGCCCCAtatttattcatttttatttcttaTTAATCTAAGTTTGATAATTACCAGGAGAATCTCGAGCCGTGTGAATTTAATATATTCAAAAAATTATAATGAGATGATCTCACGTATCAGTTTTATAAGATGGATATTCAGCCCGAACTGatccataaaaaagtaataatttatataaaaaatattaattttccaTACAGATATGAACTGAGTTGACTGATCTCATCTAAATAAATATGTCAGACATAAATAtacttttaatatattttatggtacattttttttaaaaaattatataatatttgaaattattttatttattggaGGGTACTTTTCTacacgattcatttgtattcaCCAGCTTGATACTTGCTGCATGGAGTTTAAAGGTCATTCCAAATTCTGGACTTAATATGGAGATATATACTGGGCTTTAACAAATTTTCAAGCCCATTAATCTTTCAGAGGAATTTCACATCAACAGTGCACCATCATATTCCCCTTTAAAGCAAACTAGTATATTCATGATTATATATGGgaaattttgttttatttttgttgatgGAAAAGTTTGTTATAATTAGATTTCGAACTTAAGATTTTGTCATACATTTGAGATTTTGGTGAGATATGAACTATAAGTCATTCACATTCGTATGTAGGTAGATTTTTTTAGCATTAACTTGTAATGAACTCCGTCGTCATAATATCATACATAAAAAATGGAACCTTGATGACTATAAAATATCAAGCTGATGCGTTCTTTTTTAATTCTCCATTCAATTCCTTGAATAAATTAAGCTTTGAATCTTCTACTATCGTTACCATACGTGCAAGcaagaaattaaggaggaagCTTAGCTTTGAATGTACAAGAATTAATTATTGGAGAATCCCacaagaaattaataattctTTTTGTCGAAACCTACAAATAATAATTGATTGAGTGCACAGGATTGACCCACCTGGCTGTATATCCTGGTGCAAATCACAAGGAGACACTCCACTTGAACACAAAAACTCGTACGTTTCCATACATCAATTTCGTGCTACGAATCTGttatttaaatcatttaaaaaaattattattttttatgttaaaaatattaattttattgtaaatataagtTTGGCTGATCCGTCTCGCGAATCTTCGTATATGAGACTATACCTACTCCCACTTGAATTATtggcttcttttttttttttttctaaaataaatgTAAAATGATCTAAGACACAAGTGCTGTAATTAGCTAATTAACAGGTAATATGTAATAAGTTGAATACAGCTGTAAAATAGGCGACCAAAAATTTTGTACACCGAAAAGGTGGAAATATTTTTTCAACATTTGTGACTTGGTAAAACattgttaattaattatattcgaTAATGTAATGTTATATATACTCTATATTATTCATTGATCTTCGAATCTTTGATAAATATGACGAGCTGCAAaagaacttttttttttcattttgaatcgaAAGTGTTAATAtgacactactgtttatattaACGTCATGTTAGAGTCACAAAAACGTCACGCCACGtcgaaaaatgactaaaattgaatctattttttttattatatttattagtaAAGTGGAATGTGAACAACACTAAATACTAAATAGAGTATTATTATTAACTCGATACTAATATAAAACCGAAGAACTCAACATGCATGTACACAAGCCACATCAATGTCAGTAAATCAGATTCCTAGCATCTAATAAGGAAACATTGCACATAAATTAATAAACCTATGACGATAAATTTTACCATATACAATCATGTACTCGTGATCAGGATCAATTTTCATACTGTGTATCTGGGCATCAGTACCTCCACAGAGAATCGAAATCCGAAATATTATTAGGACTAAAAGATAGGCCCTCAAGTTCTTGATCATCATCAAATATTGGTGCAATCTTGCTTTCGATGTCTCCTTTGGAAACTACGGAAGTTATttcattgacaacttcagcgCTCAGTCCAGTTTCTTGAGAGCGGCTGACCATAGAATCGTTGCCTGAAAAATGCTCCGTTTTGCGCATTTTCGAGGCAAGAAGCTGCTTCAGATTTTCTTGATCAACAACAGTACCCTTGAAGGGAAAGTTAGTCGCATAGCTCGAAATTGAACCCGTGCCAAGAGATGACGAGGCCTGATAGGGGAATGCTGGTGGATTCGGAAGAGGAATTTGAGGGTAGAAAAGGGGGTTCGGATTTGGAAGGCGAGAGTTAGATTCATGATAAGTTGTGGCGAGATTGTGAGGGGGGAGGAAGTTTCTTTGGGCATGTTGTAAAGTTGGTACCATAGGGTTGTTCAAGATTATTCTTGATGATGAGTTGGAAATATCTTCCTTGTATTCATGGTCAGGATCTATGGCGAATCTTGAATCGGTCTTTTGATTATTGTTCGAACATGAATAGTCTGCCAATGAGGGAAGATGTGTAGGACTAGGACTATCCAACAAATGAGACTCCATGCTTGCTAGTTTGGCTCCTATGTTCTTGTGAAAAACTTTGCAAACAACCCATTCTTCCTGTCATGACATTAACATTAttattttcaaggaacttgagATACAAATTAAAGGAAGTGTTTTTAACTAGTGTGTGTGATAGAATGCTACTATATATCATGTGAACCTAGTATGACTCTATTACCTTGGCTGCCTTGGAGAAGTTGTAATTCGAAAAATCGCCCTCCAACCTATATTCATGCATGACCCAATTGGTTTTCTCCCCTTTAGGAGCTCTCCCTCTGTAAAAAACAAGGGTCTTTTTCATCCCAACGAGGCTATTTCTACCCTTGCATTTTATCTCCCTATCTTTGCCAGTTGCCTTCCAATATCCACACTCTGTTGCCCTATTTGTTCTCGTTCCTGTTGGGTATTTTTTGTCCTTTTGGCAAAAGAAGAACCATTCCTTTTCTCCCGTCTTTGCTTTTTCTGAATTATCAAACCATTAAACAATCAACATGCAAAACCAGTAGTTCAATTTTTTATAGCATCACTTGGATAAAATCTTGATTCATTTGagaattatatataatttatataatgAGATAAACCATTAGGATATAATACGAGTCGtaatttttgacaaaaaatgtaaaaatagcacaaatataattttttttcctgtTCAATCCAAAATGGTTGGTTTgatttttatatgaaaattGACTTGGCGAAACTTCAGGAAAAAAAAtggttccattttaatttcattcAAGGATTGGGATTTTCAAATCGTGGACCAAATTGAactttttgttgttgttttttttttttgttttcatgaTCAGAATTTGGTGTATATCGTTATTTTTGGTCTAAAATTAAAGGCACGCCCTTGCGTAAATTAAAGTTGCAAAGACTACAAAATTATTCGTGATCTATCTGCGAATCATCGTACTCCTACCGTTTAAACTAAAAAATGTTGCTGTTGAAATATATAgatcataaaatattgatgcAAAAGGAAAACTAATTAGGGTGTTCGAACTAATTAATGATCCTCCTTCATCCTTCATGGATAGATCTACCAGTTGGCATGAAGGGATGTTTCACTTCCCtcttttgaaaacattaaacttATCAATAATTTTTCTCAAAAAAAGAAACAAGAACTTAAATTTTATCATCTTAAATTACACTCCAAATTATCAAAATTCACCTAAAAAGAGGACGCATTTATTTACAAGAAAAATCAAGATCAACATGAAtcacagaaaaaaaaaagaagaagcatGACTTACTCGGCAAATCCCAAGGTTCAGACTTGTTGAGATCAGCTTCTCCAATAGCTCCCGCAGCGAACCTTCTATCCATAACCTTCTTCACAAGATAATGAACAATAATCTCCTCATCCGTCGGATGGAATCGAAACCCTGGAGGCAACTCCTCCACGCAAAAATCGCCGTATTTATCGTTATTAATCTTAGCCGGTAGCTGAGATGGACCTGCAGCAGACCCTTGTTCCATTT
The Primulina eburnea isolate SZY01 chromosome 5, ASM2296580v1, whole genome shotgun sequence genome window above contains:
- the LOC140831591 gene encoding NAC domain-containing protein 100-like, whose protein sequence is MYVFPKMEQGSAAGPSQLPAKINNDKYGDFCVEELPPGFRFHPTDEEIIVHYLVKKVMDRRFAAGAIGEADLNKSEPWDLPKKAKTGEKEWFFFCQKDKKYPTGTRTNRATECGYWKATGKDREIKCKGRNSLVGMKKTLVFYRGRAPKGEKTNWVMHEYRLEGDFSNYNFSKAAKEEWVVCKVFHKNIGAKLASMESHLLDSPSPTHLPSLADYSCSNNNQKTDSRFAIDPDHEYKEDISNSSSRIILNNPMVPTLQHAQRNFLPPHNLATTYHESNSRLPNPNPLFYPQIPLPNPPAFPYQASSSLGTGSISSYATNFPFKGTVVDQENLKQLLASKMRKTEHFSGNDSMVSRSQETGLSAEVVNEITSVVSKGDIESKIAPIFDDDQELEGLSFSPNNISDFDSLWRY